Genomic DNA from Ruminococcus sp. OA3:
TGCTCAGTTCATAGACAAGATAAGCAAATTTACCGTTGTTAGAAAATTTCATTTCTCTCGGACCGGATTCTCTGCGGCATCTGATAATATCCTGCAGGTTCAGCTTGTCTTTTCTTTTATCTATTCCGTATACCTTCACCTGGTCGATTCCATTGTCAACCGCACACACATAATTGTCATCCGGGGTCGGAACGACACAGCTTACATGCGGGCGGAAACTCCGTTCTGCCACACTGCCGGTTCCCTTGTGAAAGATGCCGTCCATGACACTCCCCAGCCTTCCGTCGCGGTGTGTATGCACCACCGTCACCTTACCATCGTGATATCCCGCCACAAACAAATATTTTCCGGTGACATCAACCGAGAGATAACACCCTCTCATACCGTCAATGTCAACTTTATTAATATATTCCAAATCTCCGTCCGGATGAATCGCGAAAACCGCGACTCCTTCATCCGCAATCGAATAAAGGTATTTTCCGTTTTTCGAACGCGCCAGATAGGAAGAATTGTTAACCGGAACTACTTTACGTTCCGTGAGCGTTCCCTCTTCCACATCGACGTCATACAGATGGATGCCGATACTGCTTCCGTGTGTATAAGTACCCACATACGCTACATATTTTTCCTGGTTCATGCAAAAGCCCGTCCTTTCAAACTTTTTCCTGTATATGGATTATTTTATCATGCTTTTTTCTTTCTGTACACCAAAAGATTCAGCAGATTTTCTTGACACTTTCTCCTCTTTGTTTATAATACATATCATCACATCACGAAAGAGGGTCCGTCATGAACCGAATACTGACTTATCATATTACTGCAGCCGATGCCGGTATGTCCGTCGGTGAATATCTGCAGTCCAGAGGATATTCCCGCCATATTATCATCCGTCTTAAACAGACTCCCCTTGGCATACACATCGACGGCCGGAAAGTTTTGACTTCTCACCGGTTATCCACAGGAGAAATCCTGACTGTACAGATCATCGAGGAATATTCATCTGAAAAGATACCGCCCTCAGACCTTCCGCTGTCAGTCGTCTATGAGGATGACGATCTGATTATACTGAATAAACCGGCAGACATGCCGGTGCATCCTTCTTCAGGCAACTATGAAAATACCCTTGCAAACGCCGTTGCATATTACTACCAATGTCAGAATCTCCCATTCGTCTTCCGCTGTATGAACCGGCTGGACCGTGATACAACGGGGCTTTTAATCCTCGCCAAAAACATGCTGAGCGCTGCCATTCTCTCCCGGCAAATGAAAGAGCGCGGCATCTCCCGCACTTACCTGGCTCTCGTCAGGGGCAACCCGGAACCGGATTCCGGCACGATCAACGCACCGATCGCGCGCGTCCCCGATTCCGTGCTGGAACGATGCGTCAGCGGGGACGGTGCAGCGGCTGTCACGCACTATCACGTTTGCAGACAGCTATTATCTTCTGCACTCGTTGAACTGCATCTGGAAACAGGACGCACACACCAGATCCGGGTGCACATGAAACATATCGGGCACCCGCTGCTCGGGGACTTTCTTTACAATCCGCAGGATACCTCCCTTCCACGTCAGGCACTGCACT
This window encodes:
- a CDS encoding lactonase family protein; protein product: MNQEKYVAYVGTYTHGSSIGIHLYDVDVEEGTLTERKVVPVNNSSYLARSKNGKYLYSIADEGVAVFAIHPDGDLEYINKVDIDGMRGCYLSVDVTGKYLFVAGYHDGKVTVVHTHRDGRLGSVMDGIFHKGTGSVAERSFRPHVSCVVPTPDDNYVCAVDNGIDQVKVYGIDKRKDKLNLQDIIRCRRESGPREMKFSNNGKFAYLVYELSNDIDVFSYHEGSKGPVFEKIQNISILDTELDPMHDAAEALAISPDGNYLFASTAGDNSITMFKIDQETGMLSSQFSLPISGEYPKSMRLFPDGKHIAIVNHESDSITTFTIDYERKLLMMKGKPMKVETPNCILIEKVGQQFE
- a CDS encoding RluA family pseudouridine synthase, producing the protein MNRILTYHITAADAGMSVGEYLQSRGYSRHIIIRLKQTPLGIHIDGRKVLTSHRLSTGEILTVQIIEEYSSEKIPPSDLPLSVVYEDDDLIILNKPADMPVHPSSGNYENTLANAVAYYYQCQNLPFVFRCMNRLDRDTTGLLILAKNMLSAAILSRQMKERGISRTYLALVRGNPEPDSGTINAPIARVPDSVLERCVSGDGAAAVTHYHVCRQLLSSALVELHLETGRTHQIRVHMKHIGHPLLGDFLYNPQDTSLPRQALHSHTLQFIHPITGRELLFHAPLPRDMQEYIRLHEGRAEPSK